The following proteins are encoded in a genomic region of Montipora foliosa isolate CH-2021 chromosome 8, ASM3666993v2, whole genome shotgun sequence:
- the LOC138013201 gene encoding tyrosinase-like isoform X1, whose protein sequence is MSRRVAFTWLLLYFFAVSLPLTEGQFPKVCVTLDSLKSKECCPIPKGFSAPCGSDGNRGTCQELMIREWNFTYSHYQAFQLEDDRHDWPNALYHKTCKCQSNFAGYDCSKCKFGYYGNNCKQKKILTRKNFVRLSAEEKDRYMRYINMSRYSESDYVVTSTPYKVINRTVQAGGDPASLFYNVTNYDLFVWIHYYARYGSTYPNNKTHAVIDFGHGGQGFLSWHRLYMLEWERTVQEVAGDDNFSLPFWDWTSHKDERDPTIFSEDLLGVSQQEDGVVQGKYFKDWYAICTELTLCNPTVRRPRLERSTKKENEIKNKTLGYTMTFPSKEEVNFALRFETFGLPPYSKVSSCNFVNILEGFASTKTGYSLPTRYTMHNLVHVIVGGAMSEVRSASNDPIFLLHHCFVDRIFEKWLRKYNKDASVLSLLDAPIGHNRNDVIVPLFPLHTHEQMFKKSFEFGYEYEDVDENGKSSDDEEPVEPIDLGQCPVPCPVVSAVAAIQTCSNSCPVVSAVTGIQTCSWLMISSLALLLSD, encoded by the exons ATGAGTCGAAGAGTCGCTTTCACTTGgcttttgctttatttttttgctGTCAGTTTACCCTTGACAGAAGGCCAGTTTCCTAAAGTTTGCGTCACCCTCGACAGCTTGAAGAGCAAAGAGTGCTGTCCGATCCCAAAGGGCTTCAGTGCGCCTTGTGGTAGCGATGGCAACAGAGGCACGTGCCAGGAGTTGATGATTCGTGAATGGAATTTTACCTACAGTCATTACCAGGCATTCCAGTTGGAGGACGATCGTCACGACTGGCCAAATGCCCTCTACCACAAAACCTGCAAATGCCAATCAAACTTCGCTGGTTATGACTGCAGCAAGTGCAAGTTTGGTTACTATGGTAACAACTGCAAACAAAAGAAGATCCTGACGAGGAAGAATTTTGTCAGATTGTCAGCCGAGGAGAAGGATCGCTACATGAGATACATCAACATGTCCAGGTACTCTGAAAGTGATTATGTGGTGACTTCGACTCCTTACAAAGTGATCAACAGAACCGTGCAAGCTGGTGGAGACCCTGCGTCCTTGTTTTACAACGTCACCAACTATGACCTGTTCGTGTGGATACATTATTACGCACGATATGGTTCAACTTATCCAAACAACAAAACGCACGCAGTCATTGACTTTGGGCATGGGGGCCAGGGGTTTCTTTCGTGGCATCGACTATACATGCTTGAGTGGGAGAGAACCGTGCAGGAAGTTGCCGGTGATGACAATTTTTCTCTTCCTTTCTGGGATTGGACTTCACATAAAGATGAGCGTGACCCTACTATTTTCTCTGAAGATTTACTTGGCGTGTCACAACAAGAAGACGGCGTGGTGCAAGGCAAATATTTTAAAGATTGGTACGCCATTTGCACTGAACTGACACTGTGTAATCCTACAGTTCGGCGGCCCAGGCTGGAGCGTTCGacgaagaaagaaaacgaaataaaaaacaagaCCCTAGGATACACGATGACGTTTCCAAGCAAAGAAGAAGTCAATTTTGCTCTCCGGTTTGAAACCTTCGGGCTACCGCCTTACAGCAAAGTGTCGAGCTGCAATTTCGTAAACATCCTTGAAGGCTTCGCCAGTACCAAGACTGGATATAGCTTGCCCACCCGCTACACCATGCACAACCTGGTTCACGTCATTGTCGGGGGAGCCATGTCAGAAGTACGCTCAGCATCTAATGATCCAATTTTTTTACTGCACCATTGTTTCGTGGATCGCATCTTTGAAAAGTGGCTTCGCAAGTATAACAAAGACGCCTCTGTTCTTTCTCTCCTCGACGCACCCATTGGTCACAACAGGAACGACGTCATTGTGCCATTGTTCCCATTGCACACCCATGAGCAGATGTTCAAGAAGTCTTTTGAGTTCGGTTATGAATATGAGGATGTTGACGAAAATG GCAAATCCTCTGATGATGAAGAGCCTGTGGAGCCAATAGATTTGGGACAGTGCCCGGTACCTTGCCCGGTAGTTTCTGCAGTGGCAGCCATACAAACATGTTCGAATTCGTGCCCGGTAGTTTCTGCAGTGACAGGCATACAAACATGTTCGTGGTTAATGATATCCAGCCTAGCTTTGTTGCTGTCTGATTGA